Proteins encoded in a region of the Planococcus citri chromosome 1, ihPlaCitr1.1, whole genome shotgun sequence genome:
- the LOC135831294 gene encoding adenylate kinase isoenzyme 1-like isoform X3, with protein sequence MEKHKIDIQPDLSIKVPVICVIGGPGSGKSTLCKLLAKHYGIFHISIGNLLREEEKSGSQQSFQIARALKSGEIVDAVRDLVIRMLEKEMLRNTSHNGYLLDGFPRDVKHGFKFEQKIASINCILFLQASSATLKKRLLKRSKNSDRIDDNLAIIDRRINVYLSLESDISKKYGSKIRKIPCEKSVTEVFNSSINVLNECFVSKQK encoded by the exons atggaaaagcaTAAAATTGACATTCAACCGGATTTATCCATCAAAGTTCCTGTAATTTGCGTAATTG GAGGTCCTGGCAGCGGTAAAAGTACTTTATGCAAATTACTAGCGAAACATTACGGCATATTTCATATCTCAATTGGTAACTTATTACGTGAAGAAGAGAAATCAGGGTCTCAGCAAAGTTTTCAAATCGCTCGAGCTCTAAAATCCGGAGAAATTGTCGATGCGGTAAGG GATTTAGTAATTCGTATGCTAGAAAAAGAAATGTTACGGAACACCTCTCATAATGGCTACTTATTAGATGGTTTTCCTCGAGATGTAAAACATGGTTTCAAATTCGaacaaaag ATCGCTTCGATCAATTGTATTTTATTCTTACAAGCTTCCTCAGCcactttgaaaaaacgtttacTGAAACGTTCCAAAAATTCGGACAGAATTGACGATAATTTGGCCATCATAGATAGACGAATAAACGTTTATTTATCATTAGAGTcggatatttcgaaaaaatacgggTCGAAAATTCGCAAA ATCCCGTGTGAAAAATCAGTTACGGAAGTGTTCAATAGCAGTATCAATGTGCTTAACGAGTGCTTCGTGTCTaagcaaaaataa
- the LOC135831294 gene encoding adenylate kinase isoenzyme 1-like isoform X2, with product MEKHKIDIQPDLSIKVPVICVIGGPGSGKSTLCKLLAKHYGIFHISIGNLLREEEKSGSQQSFQIARALKSGEIVDADLVIRMLEKEMLRNTSHNGYLLDGFPRDVKHGFKFEQKIASINCILFLQASSATLKKRLLKRSKNSDRIDDNLAIIDRRINVYLSLESDISKKYGSKIRKVRIAMASRSRVKNQLRKCSIAVSMCLTSASCLSKNKFNFTFLLSVG from the exons atggaaaagcaTAAAATTGACATTCAACCGGATTTATCCATCAAAGTTCCTGTAATTTGCGTAATTG GAGGTCCTGGCAGCGGTAAAAGTACTTTATGCAAATTACTAGCGAAACATTACGGCATATTTCATATCTCAATTGGTAACTTATTACGTGAAGAAGAGAAATCAGGGTCTCAGCAAAGTTTTCAAATCGCTCGAGCTCTAAAATCCGGAGAAATTGTCGATGCG GATTTAGTAATTCGTATGCTAGAAAAAGAAATGTTACGGAACACCTCTCATAATGGCTACTTATTAGATGGTTTTCCTCGAGATGTAAAACATGGTTTCAAATTCGaacaaaag ATCGCTTCGATCAATTGTATTTTATTCTTACAAGCTTCCTCAGCcactttgaaaaaacgtttacTGAAACGTTCCAAAAATTCGGACAGAATTGACGATAATTTGGCCATCATAGATAGACGAATAAACGTTTATTTATCATTAGAGTcggatatttcgaaaaaatacgggTCGAAAATTCGCAAAGTAAGAATTGCAATggcgagtag ATCCCGTGTGAAAAATCAGTTACGGAAGTGTTCAATAGCAGTATCAATGTGCTTAACGAGTGCTTCGTGTCTaagcaaaaataaattcaactttaCTTTTTTGTTGTCTGTTGGTTGA
- the LOC135831294 gene encoding adenylate kinase isoenzyme 1-like isoform X1, producing MEKHKIDIQPDLSIKVPVICVIGGPGSGKSTLCKLLAKHYGIFHISIGNLLREEEKSGSQQSFQIARALKSGEIVDAVRDLVIRMLEKEMLRNTSHNGYLLDGFPRDVKHGFKFEQKIASINCILFLQASSATLKKRLLKRSKNSDRIDDNLAIIDRRINVYLSLESDISKKYGSKIRKVRIAMASRSRVKNQLRKCSIAVSMCLTSASCLSKNKFNFTFLLSVG from the exons atggaaaagcaTAAAATTGACATTCAACCGGATTTATCCATCAAAGTTCCTGTAATTTGCGTAATTG GAGGTCCTGGCAGCGGTAAAAGTACTTTATGCAAATTACTAGCGAAACATTACGGCATATTTCATATCTCAATTGGTAACTTATTACGTGAAGAAGAGAAATCAGGGTCTCAGCAAAGTTTTCAAATCGCTCGAGCTCTAAAATCCGGAGAAATTGTCGATGCGGTAAGG GATTTAGTAATTCGTATGCTAGAAAAAGAAATGTTACGGAACACCTCTCATAATGGCTACTTATTAGATGGTTTTCCTCGAGATGTAAAACATGGTTTCAAATTCGaacaaaag ATCGCTTCGATCAATTGTATTTTATTCTTACAAGCTTCCTCAGCcactttgaaaaaacgtttacTGAAACGTTCCAAAAATTCGGACAGAATTGACGATAATTTGGCCATCATAGATAGACGAATAAACGTTTATTTATCATTAGAGTcggatatttcgaaaaaatacgggTCGAAAATTCGCAAAGTAAGAATTGCAATggcgagtag ATCCCGTGTGAAAAATCAGTTACGGAAGTGTTCAATAGCAGTATCAATGTGCTTAACGAGTGCTTCGTGTCTaagcaaaaataaattcaactttaCTTTTTTGTTGTCTGTTGGTTGA